The Gadus macrocephalus chromosome 13, ASM3116895v1 genome includes a window with the following:
- the pax7a gene encoding paired box protein Pax-7a isoform X1 produces the protein MATLPGTMPRMMRPAPGQNYPRTGFPLEVSTPLGQGRVNQLGGVFINGRPLPNHIRHKIVEMAHHGIRPCVISRQLRVSHGCVSKILCRYQETGSIRPGAIGGSKPRQVATPDVEKRIEEYKRENPGMFSWEIRDKLLKDGVCDRSTVPSGEASSVSSISRVLRARFGKKDDEDDCDKKDEDGEKKTKHSIDGILGDKGRLN, from the exons ATGGCTACTTTACCGGGAACTATGCCGCGCATGATGCGCCCTGCGCCGGGCCAGAACTATCCGCGCACCGGCTTCCCCCTGGAAG TATCAACTCCTCTGGGCCAGGGTCGCGTCAACCAGCTCGGCGGAGTGTTCATCAACGGGAGGCCACTGCCCAATCACATCCGACACAAGATAGTAGAGATGGCCCACCATGGAATCCGACCCTGTGTAATCTCGCGACAACTGAGAGTTTCTCACGGTTGCGTCTCCAAGATACTGTGCCGGTACCAGGAGACCGGTTCGATTCGTCCTGGGGCCATAGGCGGCAGCAAGCCCAGG CAAGTGGCAACTCCCGACGTGGAGAAGAGAATCGAGGAGTACAAGCGGGAGAACCCCGGCATGTTCAGCTGGGAGATCCGAGACAAGCTGCTGAAGGACGGGGTGTGCGACAGAAGCACTGTTCCTTCAGGTGAGGCATCTTCTG TGAGCTCCATCAGCCGCGTGTTGAGGGCCCGGTTTGGCAAAAAAGATGACGAGGATGATTGTGATAAGAAGGATGAAGATggggaaaagaaaacaaagcatAGCATCGATGGCATCCTGGGTGATAAAGGTAGGCTAAATTAA
- the mrps16 gene encoding 28S ribosomal protein S16, mitochondrial produces MVHLSSSLLKKYHKGYIVIRLAMAGHKQANRPFYRVVAAFNKRARDGKYIEQLGSYDPLPNVHNEKLVSFNLDRIKYWMGCGAHPSKPVAKLLGLAGFFPLHPMTVTEAERLKVQTTDLAAGAEGEGVQEEEPKQQSA; encoded by the exons ATGGTTCACCTAT CGTCGTCTCTGCTGAAGAAGTACCACAAGGGCTACATCGTCATCCGGCTGGCGATGGCCGGCCACAAGCAGGCCAACCGGCCCTTCTACCGCGTGGTGGCGGCGTTCAACAAGCGGGCGCGCGACGGAAAATACATCGAGCAGCTGGGCTCCTACGACCCCCTGCCCAACGTGCACAACGAGAAGCTGGTCAGCTTCAACCTGGACCGCATCAAGTACTGGATGGGCTGCGGCGCACACCCTAGCAAGCCCGTGGCCAAGTTACtgg GCCTGGCGGGCTTCTTCCCCCTGCACCCCATGACCGTAACGGAGGCCGAGCGACTAAAGGTCCAGACCACCGACTTGGCAGCCGGGGCTGAGGGGGAAGGTGTGCAGGAAGAGGAACCCAAGCAGCAGAGCGCATGA
- the pax7a gene encoding paired box protein Pax-7a isoform X2 has product MATLPGTMPRMMRPAPGQNYPRTGFPLEVSTPLGQGRVNQLGGVFINGRPLPNHIRHKIVEMAHHGIRPCVISRQLRVSHGCVSKILCRYQETGSIRPGAIGGSKPRQVATPDVEKRIEEYKRENPGMFSWEIRDKLLKDGVCDRSTVPSVSSISRVLRARFGKKDDEDDCDKKDEDGEKKTKHSIDGILGDKGRLN; this is encoded by the exons ATGGCTACTTTACCGGGAACTATGCCGCGCATGATGCGCCCTGCGCCGGGCCAGAACTATCCGCGCACCGGCTTCCCCCTGGAAG TATCAACTCCTCTGGGCCAGGGTCGCGTCAACCAGCTCGGCGGAGTGTTCATCAACGGGAGGCCACTGCCCAATCACATCCGACACAAGATAGTAGAGATGGCCCACCATGGAATCCGACCCTGTGTAATCTCGCGACAACTGAGAGTTTCTCACGGTTGCGTCTCCAAGATACTGTGCCGGTACCAGGAGACCGGTTCGATTCGTCCTGGGGCCATAGGCGGCAGCAAGCCCAGG CAAGTGGCAACTCCCGACGTGGAGAAGAGAATCGAGGAGTACAAGCGGGAGAACCCCGGCATGTTCAGCTGGGAGATCCGAGACAAGCTGCTGAAGGACGGGGTGTGCGACAGAAGCACTGTTCCTTCAG TGAGCTCCATCAGCCGCGTGTTGAGGGCCCGGTTTGGCAAAAAAGATGACGAGGATGATTGTGATAAGAAGGATGAAGATggggaaaagaaaacaaagcatAGCATCGATGGCATCCTGGGTGATAAAGGTAGGCTAAATTAA